From a region of the Oryza sativa Japonica Group chromosome 6, ASM3414082v1 genome:
- the LOC4341630 gene encoding desmethyl-deoxy-podophyllotoxin synthase, translating into MSSRYVHPHCHINPLRKEREMEDASHGYVYVGLALVSLFVVLLARRRRSPPPAAHGDGGLRLPPGPWTLPIIGSLHHLVGQIPHRAMRDLARRHGPVMLLRIGEVPTLVVSSRDAAREVTKTHDTAFAMRPLSATLRVLTNGGRDLVFAPYGDYWRQVRKIAVTELLTARRVHSFRSIREEEVAALLRAVAVAAGTVEMRAALSALVSDITARTVFDNRCKDRGEFLVLLERTIEFAGGFNPADLWPSLLSSRLAGRLSSVVRRAEECRNSVYKILDGIIQEHQERTSAGGEDLVDVLLRIQKEGGLQFPLAMDDIKSIIFDIFSAGSETSATTLAWAMAELIRNPTAMHKVMAEVRRAFAAAGAVSEDALGELRYLQLVIRETLRLHPPLPLLLPRECREPCRVLGYDVTRGTQVLVNAWAIGLDERYWPGGSPEEFRPERFEDGEATAAVDFRGTDFEFLPFGAGRRMCPGMAFGLANVELPLASLLFHFDWEVPGLADPAKLDMTEAFGITARRKADLHLRPCLLVSVPGV; encoded by the exons ATGTCGTCTCGATATGTACACCCACACTGCCACATAAATCCTTTGCGAAAGGAAAGGGAAATGGAAGACGCGTCTCATGGCTACGTCTACGTCGGCTTGGCTCTCGTGTCGCTGTTCGTCGTGCTGCTCGCCAGGCgcaggcgctcgccgccgccggcagcgcatGGCGACGGCGGGCTACGGCTGCCGCCGGGGCCATGGACGCTGCCGATCATAGGTAGCCTGCACCACCTCGTGGGGCAGATCCCGCACCGCGCGATGCGTGACCTGGCTCGTCGCCACGGGCCCGTCATGCTGCTCCGGATCGGCGAGGTGCCCACGCTCGTCGTGTCGTCCAGGGACGCGGCGCGCGAGGTGACGAAGACCCACGACACGGCGTTCGCGATGCGGCCGCTGAGCGCCACCCTGCGCGTGCTCACCAACGGCGGCCGGGACCTCGTCTTCGCGCCGTACGGGGACTACTGGCGCCAGGTCCGGAAGATCGCCGTCACCGAGCTCCTCACCGCGCGCCGCGTCCACTCCTTCCGCTCCATccgcgaggaggaggtcgccgcccTGCTGCGCGCGGTCGCCGTGGCCGCGGGCACCGTGGAGATGCGCGCCGCGCTCTCCGCGCTCGTGAGTGACATCACGGCGCGCACCGTGTTCGACAACCGGTGCAAGGACCGCGGGGAGTTTCTCGTCCTGCTCGAGCGCACCATCGAGTTCGCGGGAGGGTTTAACCCGGCCGACCTGTGGCCGTCGTTGTTG TCGTCGCGTCTCGCCGGTCGGCTGAGCAGTGTCGTACGCCGCGCCGAGGAGTGCCGCAACTCGGTGTACAAAATCCTCGACGGCATCATCCAGGAACACCAAGAGAGAActagcgccggcggcgaggacctCGTCGATGTTCTGCTAAGGATACAGAAGGAGGGTGGGCTCCAGTTCCCGCTCGCCATGGACGACATCAAATCCATCATCTTT GACATCTTCAGCGCCGGCAGCGAGACGTCGGCGACGACATTGGCGTGGGCGATGGCGGAGCTGATCCGGAACCCGACGGCCATGCACAAGGTGATGGCTGAGGTTCGCCGTGCCTtcgccgcggccggcgccgtgtcAGAGGACGCGCTCGGCGAGCTCCGGTACCTGCAACTCGTCATCCGTGAGACGCTCCGGCTACACcctccgctgccgctgctgctgccacgcGAGTGCCGGGAGCCGTGCCGGGTGCTCGGCTACGACGTGACGCGCGGCACGCAGGTGCTGGTCAACGCCTGGGCGATCGGCCTCGACGAGCGGTACTGGCCCGGCGGCTCGCCGGAGGAGTTCCGGCCGGAGCGGTTCGAGGACggtgaggcgacggcggcggtggacttcAGGGGAACCGACTTCGAGTTCCTGCCGTTTGGTGCTGGGCGGCGAATGTGCCCAGGGATGGCGTTCGGGCTCGCCAACGTGGAGCTCCCTCTCGCCAGCTTGCTTTTCCACTTTGATTGGGAGGTGCCCGGCTTGGCCGACCCGGCCAAGCTCGACATGACAGAAGCGTTCGGCATCACTGCACGGCGGAAGGCCGATCTCCATCTCCGCCCATGCCTCCTTGTGTCTGTGCCAGGCGTCTAG
- the LOC107281311 gene encoding tabersonine 16-hydroxylase 2 has translation MALHAAAGAVSEDALGELRYLQLVIRETLRLHPPLPLLLPRECTIGRDERYWPGGSPEEFRPERFDDGEATAAVDFRGADFELLPFGGGRRMCPGMAFGLANVELPLSSLLFHFDWEVPGMADPTKLDMTEAFGITSRRKENLHLRPLLRVSVPGV, from the coding sequence gccgcggccggcgccgtgtcAGAGGACGCGCTCGGCGAGCTCCGGTACCTGCAACTCGTCATCCGTGAGACGCTCCGGCTACACcctccgctgccgctgctgctgccacgcGAGTGCACGATCGGTCGCGACGAGCGGTACTGGCCCGGCGGCTCGCCGGAGGAGTTCCGGCCGGAGCGGTTCGACGACGGTGAGGCGACCGCCGCGGTGGACTTCAGGGGCGCCGACTTCGAGCTCCTGCcgttcggcggcggccggcggatgTGCCCCGGGATGGCGTTCGGGCTTGCCAACGTGGAGCTCCCTCTCTCCAGCCTGCTCTTCCACTTCGACTGGGAGGTGCCTGGCATGGCCGACCCGACCAAGCTCGACATGACTGAGGCGTTCGGTATCACTTCACGCCGGAAGGAGAATCTCCATCTCCGGCCACTCCTCCGCGTGTCTGTGCCCGGCGTCTAG